taACCAATCGTACACGATTTAACCCGggaaacaagacaaaacaataacaaatctcTCACCACGGAACACacgccatttttcttttttgtttcttttttctaacTGCACGAAGCACTCATGGCATTCTGTTTTTTGACGAAAGTACGAGCGAGAACGATGATTTTAACGAAACTCGCGTGTTGAAACGCAGCTTGCACAGCAACCCTGAACACTGAAGCGATGAGTGCATCTAGGCGAGGGGTCCAACTAGGGTTTGTTTAGGGAAAATATTCTTTACGATTGTTGGCATGTTGGGAAATGATAcgacgttgtttgtttttggtggagCATCGTGCGCAGCTCTATCGGAATGGGAATTTAAACATTAATATACATGCTACACAATATGCTCGACCAAGACCAAAAGCTTCTATGCAACAAGAATGTCCTGTAAATACTGTACAATCGATTCATGATGCCATCCAAAGTATGATAAgcccataaaaaaaatattcaagcCTAGCAGACCGGTTAAGTATTTTAATCAATAAAGCGTGGCTTGCCGGCTCTTCTGGAAGAAGATTAAATGATTTGCAACCTATAGCCAATCAAAGGAAAAGCCGAACCAGAACCCCCAACGGTTGGAAAGCTGCGATACTTAATACAATACAATTAGGTACAACGTGTTCAGAAATAATTTACTATACTCTCGCAGCATATCCgcattttatttacttcttaTCTTCATTAAATTTCACGAAAATTatgaatacaaaacaaaatcagcgATCAAATAACGTCCACCTGGTTGAACGTAAAACACCACCTAGCCGTGTTTTAACGATCGGGAAACCGGGCTACATCTCCTTCGACACACACGGCGGTTCACATTCTATCCACAATTTCACACATTAACCGGTCCAGCGGATGGCAACCTTCGCCCCGGCCACCAGCAAGATCGCCCGATTCGCCCACGTCCATCGGTTCCAGCCCACCGGCAAACCGGTCCGCGTCCGTTAGATCGGGCAGGGAAGCGAATGCATTCTTCACCATCTCCCGCACCTTTTCCAGGTGATTTTGGAAGCGCTGGGCCGTCTCTATCCGCTGGCGCTTCTGCAGCTCCATCATTACGCGCAACGTTTCCCGGGCCTGATGCGGTCGGAACTCGTTCAGCAGGTGGTGTATGTGCACGAATAGCAGACTGAGATCCTCGATCTTCTCCGCCCGCCTGGGACTGTCCGGATAGTGCACCAGCAGATCGATCAGATCGAGAAAGTTGACCAGTAGCGAATGGTTCAGCTTCTTCAACTCCTTCCGTCGGTCAAAGTGTTGCGGGTAAAGCCGTTTGAAGCCTTGGCTTTCGAGCGGGCGTATTATGTTATCGTCATTGCTGAACGGACTGCCAAACATTGTGTATGAGTCCTGTATCGGTGCCGGGGGTTTCGGTGCACGGTTCTTACGTATGTTTTCATCCGTGTACAGATTGATATACTGCGCTGGGGGTAGCGGCAGTGAGCTGACTTGGATGGCTTCCGCGTTGGCCATTGCGTGTGGCTGAAGGATGATACAATCTCGATTAAGCAATAGTGTGTGGAATACTTCAGGAAGCACGGCGTCGTACTAGCTGCACGGATATCGAACGTAGGAAATCGCTTATCTTCTGCTTCGTGTTTTGcccaataaaaataacacaagaCTAGAGTACAGGTTGTTCGCGAATTGCACCGTATTTCTACAGCAGCGAAATGACAGCACGATCGTTTATTGTGTATGGTCCATTTCTGTAGCACGTATGCACTGGGCGCAACTGAGCAATGCTGAGGTAGCGCTCTCGATATTATTTCTCTAAACCCGTTAAATTTGCTTTACCAGAACATGACGCAGCAAGGTGTGGCAAATA
This region of Anopheles marshallii chromosome 2, idAnoMarsDA_429_01, whole genome shotgun sequence genomic DNA includes:
- the LOC128708026 gene encoding mediator of RNA polymerase II transcription subunit 7 encodes the protein MANAEAIQVSSLPLPPAQYINLYTDENIRKNRAPKPPAPIQDSYTMFGSPFSNDDNIIRPLESQGFKRLYPQHFDRRKELKKLNHSLLVNFLDLIDLLVHYPDSPRRAEKIEDLSLLFVHIHHLLNEFRPHQARETLRVMMELQKRQRIETAQRFQNHLEKVREMVKNAFASLPDLTDADRFAGGLEPMDVGESGDLAGGRGEGCHPLDRLMCEIVDRM